Proteins from a genomic interval of Bdellovibrio sp. GT3:
- a CDS encoding ABC transporter ATP-binding protein, giving the protein MNNPVSNFLSVRNIHKSYPSGNGELEILRGVSLDINGGEALAILGSSGAGKSTLLQIMGTLDRPSCGEVTFEGRDLLAMNDDEISKFRNAEMGFVFQFHHLLSEFNAVENVMIPCRVAGESPKAAKEKALHLLEFMGLADRANHFPNQLSGGELQRIAIARALVRHPKILFADEPTGNLDSNTSAKIQELFFRLKEEMQLALVIVTHDLTFATRFPKVYRMKDGLWV; this is encoded by the coding sequence ATGAATAATCCCGTTAGTAATTTTCTTTCCGTCAGAAACATCCACAAATCTTATCCCAGTGGCAATGGAGAGTTGGAAATTCTTCGTGGCGTGAGCTTGGATATCAACGGCGGTGAGGCTTTGGCGATTCTTGGCTCCTCCGGCGCCGGCAAAAGTACGTTATTGCAAATCATGGGTACTCTGGATCGTCCCAGCTGTGGTGAGGTTACCTTTGAAGGTCGTGATTTGTTGGCAATGAACGATGACGAAATTTCCAAATTTCGTAATGCCGAAATGGGTTTCGTTTTTCAGTTCCATCATTTGTTGAGTGAATTTAATGCAGTCGAAAACGTCATGATTCCTTGTCGAGTGGCAGGGGAGTCTCCAAAAGCAGCAAAAGAAAAAGCGCTGCACTTACTTGAGTTCATGGGACTTGCTGACCGCGCCAATCACTTTCCGAATCAATTATCCGGTGGTGAGTTGCAGCGCATCGCAATTGCACGTGCCTTAGTTCGTCATCCAAAAATTCTTTTCGCCGACGAGCCCACTGGAAATTTGGACTCGAACACGAGTGCAAAGATTCAAGAGTTGTTTTTCCGTCTGAAAGAAGAGATGCAGTTGGCCTTGGTCATCGTGACGCATGATCTTACTTTCGCGACCAGATTCCCAAAAGTTTACAGAATGAAAGACGGCCTCTGGGTCTAA